Proteins encoded within one genomic window of Balaenoptera ricei isolate mBalRic1 chromosome 10, mBalRic1.hap2, whole genome shotgun sequence:
- the AMDHD1 gene encoding probable imidazolonepropionase — MAGGHRLLLENARQVVLVCARGERFLARDALRSLAVLEGASLVVGTDGFIKAIGPADAIQKQFSEETFQERIDCTGKCILPGLVDAHTHPVWAGERVHEFAMKLAGATYMDIHQAGGGINFTVERTRQASEEALFSSFRQRLGCMMRAGTTLAECKSGYGLNLETELKMLRVIERARRELDIGISATYCGAHSVPKGKTAAEAADDIINNHLPKLKELGRNGEIHVDNIDVFCEKGVFDLDSTRRILQSGKDIGLQINFHGDELHPMKAAELGVELGAQAISHLEEVSDEGIAAMAAARCSAVLLPTTAYMLRLKQPRARKMLDEGVIVALGSDFNPNAYCFSMPMVMHLACVNTRMSMPEALAAATINAAYALGKSHTHGSLEVGKQGDLIIINSSRWEHLIYQFGGHHELIDYVIAKGKVIYKK; from the exons ATGGCGGGCGGCCACCGCCTCCTGCTGGAGAACGCGCGGCAAGTGGTGCTGGTGTGCGCCCGCGGCGAGCGCTTCCTGGCGCGGGACGCGCTGCGCAGCCTGGCGGTGCTGGAGGGCGCCAGCCTGGTGGTGGGCAC AGATGGGTTCATAAAAGCCATCGGTCCTGCTGATGCTATCCAAAAACAGTTTTCAGAAGAAACATTTCAAGAAAGAATTGACTGTACCGGGAAATGCATCTTGCCAG GTTtagtggatgcacacacacatccagTATGGGCTGGTGAAAGAGTTCATGAGTTTGCGATGAAG TTGGCAGGAGCCACATACATGGATATCCACCAGGCTGGAGGAGGGATCAACTTCACGGTGGAGCGCACGCGCCAGGCCTCGGAGGAGGCGCTGTTCAGCTCCTTCCGGCAGCGGCTTGGGTGCATGATGAGGGCGGGGACGACGCTGGCGGAATGCAAGAGCGGATACGGCCTCAACCTGGAGACGGAGCTCAAGATGCTACGCGTGATTGAGCGCGCCCGGCGGGAGCTGGACATCGGCATCTCAGCCACTTACTGCGGGGCTCACTCGGTGCCAAA AGGAAAAACTGCTGCTGAAGCCGCTGATGACATCATCAATAACCACCTCCCAAAGCTGAAGGAACTTGGCAGAAATGGGGAAATACACGTTGACAATATAGATGTGTTCTGTGAGAAGGGCGTCTTTGATCTCGATTCCACCAGAAGGATTCTTCAAAGTGGGAAAGATATAGGGTTACAGATTAACTTCCATGGGGATGAACTCCACCCAATGAAGGCTGCTGAG CTCGGGGTGGAACTGGGAGCGCAGGCAATCAGTCACCTGGAAGAAGTGAGTGACGAAGGCATTGCTGCCATGGCAGCGGCCAGGTGCTCTGCTGTCCTCCTGCCCACCACGGCCTACATGCTGAG ACTGAAGCAACCTCGAGCCAGGAAAATGTTAGATGAAGGGGTAATAGTCGCTCTGGGCAGCGATTTCAACCCTAATGCGTATTGTTTTTCAATG CCGATGGTCATGCATCTGGCCTGTGTGAACACGAGAATGTCCATGCCCGAGGCCTTGGCTGCTGCCACCATCAATGCCGCTTATGCCCTGGGAAAGTCTCACACTCATGGATCTTTGGAAGTAGGAAAACAGGGAGATCTCATTATCATCAATTCATCCAG